Proteins co-encoded in one Arthrobacter sp. ERGS1:01 genomic window:
- a CDS encoding response regulator transcription factor: protein MKKTGPEAKLLVVDDEPNIRELLSTSLRFAGFEVVAAANGREALAAAEEHNPDLAVLDVMLPDMDGFTVTRRLRAAGRHFPVLFLTARDDTEDKVTGLTVGGDDYVTKPFSLDEVVARIRAVLRRTQPMEDDDAVLRVADLELDDDAHEVRRAGKTVELSPTEFKLLRYLMLNPNRVLSKAQILDHVWEYDFNGDASIVESYISYLRRKVDTDAALPALIQTKRGVGYVLRTADKR from the coding sequence GTGAAAAAGACCGGACCTGAAGCAAAGCTGCTCGTTGTTGACGACGAGCCCAACATTCGCGAATTGCTCTCCACCTCGCTCCGGTTCGCCGGGTTTGAAGTGGTGGCAGCCGCCAACGGTCGAGAGGCCCTGGCTGCCGCTGAAGAGCACAACCCAGACCTTGCCGTACTGGATGTCATGCTCCCGGACATGGACGGATTCACCGTGACGCGCCGGCTGCGCGCCGCGGGCCGTCACTTCCCCGTCCTCTTCCTCACCGCCCGCGATGACACCGAGGACAAGGTGACCGGCCTGACGGTTGGCGGCGACGACTACGTGACCAAGCCGTTCAGCCTCGACGAGGTGGTGGCCCGCATCCGTGCCGTGCTGCGCCGAACCCAGCCCATGGAGGACGACGACGCCGTACTGCGCGTCGCCGATCTCGAACTCGACGACGACGCCCACGAGGTGCGCCGCGCCGGCAAGACCGTGGAGCTCTCCCCCACCGAGTTCAAGTTGCTGCGCTACCTGATGCTCAATCCCAACCGCGTGCTGTCCAAGGCCCAGATCCTTGACCACGTCTGGGAGTACGACTTCAACGGCGATGCCTCCATCGTGGAGTCCTACATCTCCTATCTGCGGCGCAAGGTGGACACCGACGCCGCCCTCCCCGCCCTGATCCAGACCAAGCGCGGCGTGGGCTACGTGCTGCGAACGGCAGATAAGCGCTAA
- a CDS encoding sulfatase-like hydrolase/transferase — MTEQAVVRPNIVFILSDDQGPWALGCAGNPEIRTPHLDALAAEGTRLENFFCVSPVCSPARASLMTGQIPSRHGVHDYLTGVEVGPQAPDYLAGQAIFTDVLAEHGYRLGLSGKWHLGANDAARTGFVHWYGLAGGGSPYDRATMYRNGEREETSGYLTDAITADARAFLDREASREEPFFLAVNYTAPHKPWKGQHPREFEDLYADCAFESCPQEEPHPWQPTVDGVAIGGEPDVRAALVGYFAAVSAMDAAVGGLLDHLETLGIRENTLVVFSSDNGFNCGHHGVWGKGNGTFPQNMYDSSVKVPAIFHWPGRIGANSVRTELLSAYDMAATILDLAGLDPAPFETGPGASFAALLGAPSASSATRAGDAVVVYDEYGPVRMIRTAEWKYVHRYPHGPHELYDLAADPGERRNLMDTADDAGPRPPLPELRAQLAGWFARHGVPGFDGAALPVAGAGQHSPLRAPAPGPASGLADPLGAFTGPNWDGA; from the coding sequence GTGACCGAGCAGGCAGTCGTCCGGCCCAACATCGTCTTCATCCTCAGCGACGATCAGGGACCCTGGGCGCTGGGGTGCGCCGGCAACCCCGAGATCCGCACGCCGCACCTGGACGCCCTGGCCGCGGAAGGCACCCGCCTGGAGAACTTCTTTTGCGTCTCCCCCGTGTGTTCACCGGCCCGCGCGAGCCTCATGACGGGGCAGATCCCCTCCCGGCACGGCGTCCACGACTACCTGACCGGCGTCGAAGTGGGCCCGCAGGCCCCCGACTACCTGGCCGGGCAGGCGATCTTCACCGACGTCCTGGCAGAGCACGGCTACCGGCTGGGCCTGTCCGGAAAATGGCACCTGGGCGCCAACGACGCCGCGCGCACGGGGTTCGTGCACTGGTACGGGCTGGCGGGCGGCGGCAGCCCCTATGACCGGGCCACCATGTACCGAAACGGCGAGCGCGAGGAAACCAGCGGCTACCTGACCGACGCCATCACGGCCGATGCGCGCGCCTTCCTGGACCGTGAGGCGTCCCGGGAGGAGCCGTTCTTCCTGGCCGTGAACTACACGGCTCCGCACAAGCCGTGGAAGGGCCAGCACCCCCGGGAATTTGAGGATCTGTATGCGGATTGTGCCTTTGAGAGCTGCCCGCAGGAGGAGCCGCACCCGTGGCAGCCCACGGTGGACGGCGTGGCGATTGGCGGGGAGCCCGACGTGCGCGCAGCGTTGGTGGGCTACTTTGCGGCGGTGAGCGCCATGGATGCGGCCGTAGGCGGGCTCCTGGACCATCTGGAGACGCTGGGGATCCGGGAGAACACCTTGGTGGTGTTCAGCAGCGACAACGGCTTCAACTGCGGCCACCACGGCGTGTGGGGCAAGGGCAACGGCACGTTCCCGCAGAATATGTACGACTCCTCCGTCAAGGTCCCGGCAATCTTCCATTGGCCCGGGCGCATCGGCGCCAACTCGGTCAGGACCGAGTTGTTGTCCGCCTATGACATGGCCGCGACCATCCTCGACCTGGCCGGACTGGATCCCGCACCGTTTGAGACCGGCCCCGGCGCGTCCTTCGCCGCCTTGTTGGGCGCGCCCTCGGCGAGCTCCGCAACCCGGGCCGGGGACGCCGTGGTGGTCTATGACGAGTACGGCCCCGTCCGCATGATCCGCACGGCGGAATGGAAGTATGTGCACCGGTACCCGCACGGGCCCCACGAGCTTTACGATCTTGCGGCCGATCCCGGCGAGCGCCGGAACCTGATGGACACCGCCGACGACGCCGGTCCCCGCCCGCCGCTGCCGGAGCTGCGCGCCCAGCTGGCCGGCTGGTTTGCCCGGCATGGTGTGCCCGGGTTCGATGGCGCCGCCCTGCCCGTGGCGGGGGCCGGACAGCACAGCCCCCTGCGTGCACCGGCGCCGGGCCCGGCGTCGGGCCTTGCGGATCCGCTGGGAGCCTTCACGGGCCCCAACTGGGACGGGGCCTGA
- a CDS encoding ABC transporter substrate-binding protein, which produces MSSTFKFSKALAVLAVATLALSACGSGADAGKSGPDAGTITYWSMWKVGEPQQKVIAGAIADFEKETGATVKVQWQGRSNVQKLVPALNTNNVPDIVDGPYAKLAPVLGDTGQAHGLADAYAQKVDGKTVSELIPGKYLQVSNIKDKDGQPWMLPYSLSSDGIWFDAAKNPGLAASPPASWDDLVALLDKEKAAGQTPLAADGDIAGYNSMWFTTALIKAEGPGAFAKVAADKTGAAWDAPAVLDAAKKVEQIARGGYLIKGYNASKWPAQQQVWANGGAELLFNGSWIPTETGTYAATDFKYSSFPFPSVAGQPSSARADFVGWAVPAKAKNSATAEKFAAFMLKKKYQDAYGTEAKVLPIRADAATAPEMASIKKALDSAKNIYLQNDGVTAPGYVEKILWPIDDELFLGKITANDFVAKMKAAQIDYWKNNS; this is translated from the coding sequence ATGAGTTCTACTTTTAAGTTTTCCAAAGCTTTGGCGGTGCTTGCCGTGGCCACGCTTGCCCTGAGCGCCTGCGGGAGCGGAGCGGACGCCGGCAAGTCCGGTCCCGATGCCGGAACAATCACGTATTGGTCGATGTGGAAGGTGGGTGAGCCCCAGCAAAAGGTCATTGCCGGGGCCATTGCCGATTTCGAGAAGGAAACCGGTGCCACCGTCAAGGTGCAGTGGCAGGGCCGCTCCAACGTCCAAAAGCTCGTCCCGGCACTAAACACCAACAACGTCCCGGACATCGTCGACGGCCCCTACGCCAAGCTGGCCCCCGTCCTCGGCGACACCGGCCAGGCGCACGGCCTCGCCGACGCATACGCGCAGAAGGTCGACGGCAAAACCGTTTCGGAACTGATCCCGGGCAAATACCTCCAGGTCAGCAATATCAAGGACAAGGACGGCCAGCCGTGGATGCTGCCGTACAGCCTCAGCTCCGACGGCATCTGGTTCGACGCCGCCAAGAATCCCGGGCTGGCCGCGAGCCCGCCGGCAAGCTGGGACGATCTTGTGGCCCTGCTGGACAAGGAGAAGGCCGCGGGGCAGACCCCGTTGGCGGCCGACGGCGACATTGCCGGGTACAACTCGATGTGGTTCACGACAGCCCTCATCAAGGCCGAGGGCCCCGGTGCCTTTGCCAAGGTTGCCGCCGACAAGACCGGCGCGGCCTGGGACGCCCCGGCAGTGCTTGACGCCGCCAAGAAGGTGGAGCAGATCGCCCGGGGCGGCTACCTGATCAAGGGCTACAACGCCAGCAAGTGGCCCGCCCAGCAGCAGGTGTGGGCCAACGGCGGCGCCGAGTTGTTGTTCAACGGTTCGTGGATTCCCACCGAAACCGGCACCTACGCGGCCACCGACTTCAAATACTCATCCTTCCCCTTCCCCTCGGTCGCAGGCCAGCCAAGCTCCGCACGGGCCGACTTTGTGGGCTGGGCCGTGCCGGCCAAGGCCAAAAACTCCGCAACCGCCGAAAAGTTTGCGGCGTTCATGCTGAAAAAGAAGTACCAGGACGCCTACGGAACCGAGGCCAAGGTGCTGCCGATCCGGGCCGACGCCGCCACCGCCCCCGAGATGGCATCCATCAAGAAGGCCCTGGACAGTGCCAAGAACATCTACCTGCAAAACGACGGCGTGACGGCCCCCGGCTATGTGGAAAAGATCCTGTGGCCCATCGATGACGAACTGTTCCTCGGCAAGATCACGGCGAACGACTTCGTCGCCAAGATGAAGGCCGCACAGATCGACTACTGGAAGAACAACAGCTGA
- a CDS encoding polysaccharide lyase 8 family protein: MKHDLTRRHVLQGTAALTFAGLLSAGFAPLAQAAETATPDELDALRERWVDQATGRTIVDPADPDFTAALATLDKAVTASVALLSPRPATTGLFTDAPYSNDAQIVTSYKRLAQMATAWATPGSAHQGSTQLLAQMLGALQDGNTYSYNATQPEFGNWWSWEIGTPKALMDTLAILGGNVDPALVAAYCAAVDHFIPDPTKQFSDARGKILSEGANRVDICQGIIIRSIVGKDTARLSAAIAALSPVWQYVSSGNGFYTDGSFVQHSTTPYTGTYGVVLLGGLAKLFSLLGGSDHAVSDPSKSVLFDTVEASFAPFMYDGLMMDSVRGRAISRTQERGYDDGTITIESILWLARAVDTATADRWRGLCKGWVQRNNYDSPFVGASIPRTALLKELAASKVRATPEPQGHKFFAGMDRSVYRGRDWAMALGLSSRRTTWYECGNGENNLGCQTGSGMAYLYTQAQGQFDDDFWPTADLTRLPGITVDRTVLPPKVEGEWGAKTPQNTWTGGVTLGCFGAVGMDLVGPGGTGLTARKAWFMTPDMVVALGAGIGTGSGAAVESVMEHRNLGATGGQAITIDGEAHTAAAGSSVGYRNPSWAHLEGTGGYLVLDAQDLTVLRENRQGSWRVNNTGGPTTTTTRQYATLLFGHGTAPRGASYAYAVLPGASAKETAKAGNKNAPVVLRNDATAQGVRIGKDVTAALFWMAGTVGDISAGGPACVLFTGNPGQGTLAVSDPTQAAASVTITLKGLRYRRADSSSGASIAANADGDVAVTVPTAGLLGHTVEVQLHR; this comes from the coding sequence ATGAAGCATGATTTAACCCGACGGCATGTCCTGCAAGGCACCGCGGCCCTCACGTTTGCCGGCCTGCTCAGCGCCGGATTCGCCCCGCTGGCCCAGGCCGCCGAAACCGCAACGCCGGATGAACTCGACGCGCTCCGCGAGCGCTGGGTGGACCAGGCCACGGGCCGCACCATCGTCGATCCGGCCGACCCGGACTTCACGGCGGCCCTGGCCACGCTCGACAAGGCGGTCACCGCCTCCGTGGCATTGCTGTCCCCCAGGCCCGCAACCACCGGGCTGTTCACCGACGCCCCGTACTCCAACGACGCGCAGATCGTCACCTCCTACAAGCGCCTGGCCCAGATGGCCACGGCCTGGGCCACGCCCGGGTCGGCACACCAAGGCAGCACCCAGCTGCTCGCCCAGATGCTGGGCGCACTCCAGGACGGCAACACTTACTCCTACAACGCAACCCAGCCGGAGTTCGGCAACTGGTGGTCCTGGGAAATCGGCACCCCCAAGGCGCTCATGGACACCCTGGCCATCCTGGGCGGCAACGTCGACCCGGCGCTCGTGGCCGCCTACTGCGCCGCCGTCGACCACTTCATCCCGGACCCCACGAAGCAGTTCTCCGACGCCCGCGGCAAGATCCTCTCCGAGGGCGCCAACCGGGTGGACATCTGCCAGGGCATCATCATCCGCTCCATCGTCGGCAAGGACACCGCCCGCCTGTCCGCCGCCATCGCCGCCCTCAGCCCCGTGTGGCAGTACGTGAGCTCGGGCAACGGCTTCTACACCGACGGTTCGTTCGTCCAGCACTCCACCACGCCGTACACGGGAACCTACGGCGTGGTGCTGTTGGGCGGACTGGCCAAGCTGTTCTCCCTGCTCGGCGGCTCCGACCATGCCGTCAGCGACCCCAGCAAGTCCGTGCTGTTCGACACCGTCGAAGCCTCCTTCGCCCCCTTCATGTACGACGGCCTGATGATGGATTCGGTGAGGGGGCGCGCCATCTCCCGCACCCAGGAGCGCGGCTACGACGACGGCACCATCACGATCGAGTCCATCCTGTGGCTCGCCCGCGCCGTGGACACGGCCACCGCCGACAGGTGGCGGGGTCTGTGCAAGGGCTGGGTGCAGCGCAACAATTACGACAGCCCCTTCGTAGGTGCATCGATCCCCCGTACCGCCCTGCTGAAGGAACTCGCCGCGTCCAAGGTGCGCGCCACCCCGGAACCGCAGGGGCATAAGTTTTTCGCCGGCATGGACCGCTCCGTCTACCGCGGCCGCGACTGGGCAATGGCCCTGGGCCTGTCGAGTCGGCGCACCACCTGGTACGAGTGCGGCAACGGCGAAAACAACCTCGGCTGCCAGACCGGCTCGGGCATGGCGTACCTCTACACGCAGGCCCAGGGCCAGTTCGACGACGATTTCTGGCCAACGGCCGACCTCACCCGGCTGCCGGGCATCACGGTGGACAGGACCGTCTTGCCCCCGAAGGTCGAGGGCGAGTGGGGAGCGAAGACGCCGCAGAACACGTGGACCGGCGGCGTCACGCTCGGCTGCTTCGGCGCCGTCGGCATGGACCTGGTGGGCCCCGGAGGAACGGGGCTGACGGCCCGCAAGGCCTGGTTCATGACCCCGGACATGGTGGTGGCGCTCGGCGCGGGGATCGGCACGGGCAGCGGGGCCGCCGTCGAATCCGTCATGGAGCACCGCAACCTCGGCGCAACCGGCGGGCAGGCGATCACCATTGACGGTGAGGCGCACACGGCAGCGGCGGGCAGCTCCGTCGGTTACCGCAATCCGTCGTGGGCGCACCTGGAAGGAACCGGCGGCTACCTGGTGCTGGACGCGCAGGACCTGACGGTCCTGCGCGAGAACAGGCAAGGATCCTGGCGGGTGAACAACACCGGAGGCCCCACCACGACCACCACGCGCCAGTACGCGACCCTGTTGTTCGGACACGGCACGGCTCCGAGGGGCGCAAGCTACGCCTACGCCGTGCTGCCAGGCGCCTCCGCGAAGGAGACGGCCAAGGCGGGCAACAAGAATGCCCCGGTGGTGCTGCGCAATGACGCCACCGCCCAGGGTGTGCGGATTGGCAAGGACGTCACGGCGGCCCTCTTCTGGATGGCCGGGACCGTGGGAGACATCAGCGCCGGCGGGCCGGCCTGCGTGCTCTTCACGGGCAACCCGGGCCAGGGAACCCTCGCCGTGTCCGATCCAACCCAGGCCGCGGCGTCGGTCACGATCACGTTGAAGGGCTTGCGCTACCGCCGCGCGGACTCCTCATCCGGGGCCTCGATTGCCGCGAACGCCGACGGCGACGTGGCGGTCACTGTGCCCACCGCCGGCCTGCTGGGCCACACCGTGGAGGTCCAGTTGCACCGCTAG
- a CDS encoding carbohydrate ABC transporter permease has protein sequence MLNKVQLTDSLIGLNLVYIAMSMPFTVFLLTAFFRSLPMEMEEAAALDGASALRTFVQITLPLAKGGILTAFVLQVVAHWNETLLALTLIQSTEKYTLPVALISFVQQQTYSGADWGGLFAGLCIVVLPMLVIYVWLGRRLTEGLTLGMGK, from the coding sequence ATGCTCAACAAGGTCCAGCTGACGGACAGCCTGATCGGCCTGAACCTCGTCTACATCGCCATGTCCATGCCGTTCACGGTGTTCTTGCTGACCGCGTTCTTCCGCAGCCTGCCGATGGAGATGGAGGAGGCCGCCGCGCTCGACGGCGCCTCCGCCCTGCGCACCTTCGTCCAGATCACCCTGCCGCTGGCCAAGGGCGGCATCCTGACGGCGTTCGTCCTACAGGTGGTGGCGCACTGGAACGAAACACTGCTGGCCCTGACATTGATCCAGTCAACAGAGAAGTACACGCTTCCGGTGGCGCTGATCTCCTTCGTCCAGCAGCAGACCTACTCCGGCGCCGACTGGGGCGGGCTCTTTGCCGGGCTGTGCATCGTCGTCCTGCCCATGCTGGTCATCTATGTGTGGCTGGGCCGCCGCCTCACCGAAGGGCTGACCCTGGGCATGGGCAAGTGA
- a CDS encoding LacI family DNA-binding transcriptional regulator, whose amino-acid sequence MGKPPAVRKIRDADARDLKFRALAADIRRGIQAGTWSVGAKLPTEAQLADETGLSLTTVRRAFDDLVQEGLVVRRQGAGSFVAARQQPPKRTRLTVGVLLPDTQLYYPRVLQGIEETLSAQDVGLQLATYNYQPEREDASIRFLIDSGVDGLILVPTLTGIADPQSRVRDLMALNVPVVLLERSLMDLGPGDRTEHVCSDHQGGAYDAVQHLHGLGHQRVALLTRTQTPTEPAIVAGYERAAADLGLTPLMIRAVKGDWEAGAAEHMLAQLRGTGATAALVFGDREATLVEAAARRAGLTIPGDLALVSYDDELADLAEVPLTAVAPAKHRMGRMAAEVLLRRLVEGDDCPIHQVRLRPRLVVRESCGARRRVAHNEKE is encoded by the coding sequence GTGGGGAAGCCACCAGCAGTTCGAAAGATCCGCGACGCCGATGCCCGTGATTTGAAGTTCCGGGCGCTCGCCGCCGACATCCGCCGGGGCATTCAGGCCGGCACCTGGTCGGTGGGCGCGAAGCTGCCCACAGAGGCCCAGCTCGCCGACGAAACGGGGTTGTCGCTGACCACTGTGCGACGCGCCTTTGACGACCTGGTCCAGGAGGGCCTGGTGGTGCGCCGGCAGGGCGCCGGGAGCTTTGTGGCCGCCCGGCAACAACCGCCCAAACGCACCCGGCTGACGGTCGGCGTGCTCCTGCCCGACACCCAGTTGTACTACCCGCGCGTCCTGCAGGGCATCGAGGAGACCCTTTCCGCCCAGGACGTGGGCCTGCAGCTGGCCACCTACAACTACCAGCCCGAACGGGAGGATGCCAGTATACGGTTCCTCATCGACTCCGGCGTGGACGGACTGATCCTGGTGCCCACCCTGACCGGGATTGCCGACCCCCAAAGCCGCGTGCGGGACCTGATGGCGCTCAACGTCCCCGTGGTGCTCCTTGAACGCAGTCTCATGGATCTGGGTCCGGGTGACCGCACCGAGCACGTGTGTTCGGACCATCAGGGCGGGGCGTACGACGCCGTCCAGCACCTTCACGGCCTGGGCCACCAACGCGTCGCCCTGCTGACCCGCACCCAGACGCCCACGGAACCGGCCATTGTGGCCGGCTATGAGCGGGCCGCTGCCGACTTGGGGCTCACGCCGCTGATGATCCGGGCGGTCAAGGGAGATTGGGAGGCCGGTGCGGCCGAACACATGCTGGCCCAGTTGCGCGGTACGGGTGCAACGGCAGCCCTGGTTTTTGGCGACCGTGAGGCGACGCTGGTCGAGGCTGCGGCCCGGCGGGCCGGGTTGACGATCCCCGGCGACCTGGCCCTGGTCTCCTACGACGACGAACTGGCCGACCTTGCCGAAGTTCCCTTGACGGCGGTGGCCCCGGCCAAGCACCGGATGGGCCGCATGGCGGCCGAAGTGCTCCTCCGCCGGCTCGTCGAGGGCGATGACTGCCCCATCCACCAGGTCCGGCTGCGGCCCCGGCTCGTGGTGCGGGAATCTTGCGGCGCCAGACGGCGCGTGGCACACAACGAAAAGGAATGA
- a CDS encoding sulfatase family protein — MKRHPNLLFIVADQFRAMCLEPGGDPVSTPFLDALAADGVSLAHAVSNYPVCSPHRAMMMSGQYPEANGVTHNVNSETAEWGVGLRPDAPSWAAVLRDAGYATGYIGKWHLEAPVPADAVHGAGVLEDGRYWDAYSPAERRHGFDFWYSYGCCDEHLTPHYWTGDAGRHERINVTGWSAAHETDIAMEFLERAAGPSSEGIPFALAVSWNPPHQPFHQLPAGHDAGYADVPAQVLLNRPNVNLASAAGSEAAAIAPLYYAAVNAIDAQLGRLLASLDTLGLARDTVVVFTSDHGQQMGSHDLLYKNVPYEESMRIPFVLRWPGRLEASATTGLSSVDIAPTILGLLGFADSVPGQMDGIDVSASLLANSAGDTGGAGAPSALYFYYPRDGRDVDVRGLRTATSKFIARLHPDGGLTTELFDLAADPFELHPVTEPAGVRHHAAALLAALTEAGQHWRGMPALEALKTGDAAFLKK; from the coding sequence GTGAAACGCCACCCCAACCTGCTGTTCATCGTCGCCGACCAGTTCCGGGCCATGTGCCTGGAACCGGGCGGCGACCCCGTTTCCACACCTTTTCTGGATGCCTTGGCGGCCGACGGCGTCTCCCTGGCCCACGCCGTTAGCAACTATCCCGTATGCAGCCCGCACCGGGCCATGATGATGAGCGGGCAGTACCCCGAGGCGAACGGGGTGACCCACAACGTGAATTCCGAAACCGCCGAATGGGGTGTTGGGCTGCGTCCCGATGCCCCGTCCTGGGCTGCGGTGCTGCGGGACGCCGGTTATGCAACCGGGTACATCGGCAAGTGGCATTTGGAGGCTCCCGTCCCGGCCGACGCCGTCCACGGCGCCGGGGTGCTCGAGGACGGCCGCTATTGGGATGCGTATTCCCCCGCGGAGCGGCGGCATGGTTTTGATTTCTGGTATTCCTACGGCTGTTGCGACGAGCACCTGACTCCGCATTACTGGACGGGCGACGCCGGACGGCACGAACGCATCAACGTCACCGGCTGGTCCGCGGCCCATGAGACGGACATCGCGATGGAATTTCTGGAACGAGCCGCCGGCCCGTCATCCGAGGGCATCCCCTTCGCCCTGGCCGTGTCCTGGAACCCGCCGCACCAACCGTTCCACCAGCTGCCGGCCGGCCACGACGCCGGCTACGCGGACGTGCCGGCGCAGGTGCTGCTCAACCGGCCCAACGTCAACCTGGCTTCCGCTGCCGGCAGCGAAGCCGCCGCCATCGCCCCGCTGTACTACGCCGCCGTCAATGCCATCGATGCGCAGCTCGGACGATTGTTGGCATCCCTGGACACCCTGGGGCTCGCCCGGGACACCGTGGTGGTCTTTACCTCCGACCACGGCCAGCAGATGGGCAGCCACGACCTGCTGTACAAAAACGTCCCCTATGAAGAGTCCATGCGGATCCCCTTCGTGCTCCGCTGGCCGGGTCGCCTTGAAGCCTCCGCCACCACGGGGCTCTCCAGCGTGGACATCGCCCCCACGATTTTGGGCCTGCTGGGATTTGCTGACAGCGTCCCCGGGCAGATGGACGGCATTGATGTCTCCGCGTCCCTCCTGGCGAATTCCGCCGGGGACACGGGAGGTGCCGGTGCGCCGTCGGCCTTGTATTTCTACTACCCCCGTGACGGCCGGGACGTGGATGTGCGCGGACTGCGGACGGCCACCAGCAAGTTCATTGCACGCCTGCACCCCGACGGCGGGCTCACCACGGAACTGTTCGACCTTGCCGCGGACCCCTTTGAACTTCATCCCGTCACGGAACCGGCCGGAGTACGGCATCATGCTGCCGCACTGCTCGCGGCCTTGACGGAGGCCGGTCAGCACTGGCGGGGCATGCCCGCACTCGAAGCCCTGAAGACCGGAGACGCGGCATTCTTGAAGAAATAG
- a CDS encoding carbohydrate ABC transporter permease: MSAPTIPNTAAKRPRSAKARAGEGGSSIDRQRRKLLVPFVGPAFVIYTVLFIVPAIGAAWISLHEWAGAGPMKFVGVKNYIQVFNDPLFMKSFGNTLLLLFVVGAAIFILAFAMTLVLRDMAGKKVVRNVIFFPHLINALVFGVLAGFIFNPGGMVNTLLKPLGIQEPPAWLSQDNIFPLIMATLVATTTGYFTTILMAGVDRIPPYYYEDCALAGATAFQRLRYVILPLTWDVFGTCAVLWTISSIKIFEIIWVFGGSSGAGIPPTQSWTTAVYTYVTAFSGQSTPAYGAATASAIISLALVSVLVVLLRRAMRRDAVEF, encoded by the coding sequence ATGAGCGCCCCCACCATCCCCAACACCGCCGCCAAACGGCCCCGGTCCGCCAAGGCGCGGGCCGGGGAGGGCGGAAGCAGCATCGACCGGCAGCGGCGCAAGCTCCTGGTGCCGTTTGTGGGCCCGGCCTTCGTCATCTACACGGTGCTTTTCATCGTCCCGGCCATCGGGGCGGCCTGGATCAGCCTGCACGAGTGGGCCGGTGCGGGCCCCATGAAATTTGTCGGCGTGAAGAACTACATCCAGGTCTTCAACGATCCACTGTTCATGAAGTCCTTCGGCAACACGCTGTTGCTGCTTTTCGTGGTGGGGGCCGCAATCTTCATCCTCGCGTTCGCCATGACGCTGGTGCTGCGGGACATGGCCGGGAAAAAGGTGGTCCGCAACGTCATCTTCTTCCCGCACCTGATCAACGCCCTCGTGTTTGGCGTGCTGGCCGGCTTCATCTTCAACCCGGGCGGCATGGTCAACACCCTGCTCAAACCGCTCGGCATTCAGGAACCGCCGGCCTGGCTGTCCCAGGACAACATCTTCCCCCTCATCATGGCCACACTCGTGGCCACCACCACCGGCTACTTCACCACCATCCTGATGGCCGGCGTCGACCGGATCCCGCCCTACTACTACGAGGACTGCGCCCTGGCCGGCGCCACCGCCTTCCAACGCCTGCGTTACGTGATCCTGCCGCTGACCTGGGACGTGTTCGGCACCTGCGCGGTGCTGTGGACCATCTCCTCGATCAAGATCTTTGAGATCATCTGGGTGTTTGGCGGCAGCAGCGGTGCCGGCATCCCGCCCACCCAGAGCTGGACCACGGCCGTGTACACCTATGTGACCGCGTTCTCCGGCCAGTCCACACCGGCCTACGGTGCCGCGACGGCCTCCGCCATCATCTCCCTGGCCCTCGTATCGGTGCTGGTGGTGCTTTTGCGCCGGGCCATGCGACGTGACGCCGTTGAATTCTAA
- a CDS encoding Gfo/Idh/MocA family protein gives MRLGIIGAGAVAPLHAHGTAVLDGMELAAVCDLKIEVAAAVAAPWGAAVYTDYRRMLADRAVDAVVINTPHSLHKDMVLAAAAHGVHVLVEKPMATTLADCDAMEAACAEAGVVLVVGMIQHFMAEKLAIRSALETGELGRVLMIHDYRSTDYRPGTRPDWFFDPAISGGGAFINIGAHCLDRSLWLGGAPAVRIAARTLNRFGAPVETDGTMELELANGVPLRITIVSDAPRHIDEILVVCENGTVTADPRTGTFVKIDGHLTQVHARSSGDIQDAFTAQLADFAAAVRGANPSVDAAHARHVVELVLAAYESAGTGTAVELVGTAAVPG, from the coding sequence ATGAGGCTTGGAATTATTGGGGCGGGCGCGGTGGCGCCGTTGCATGCGCACGGCACCGCCGTGCTGGACGGAATGGAATTGGCGGCCGTCTGTGACCTGAAGATCGAGGTGGCCGCCGCCGTGGCCGCACCCTGGGGTGCCGCCGTCTACACCGACTATCGCCGGATGCTGGCGGACAGGGCCGTTGACGCCGTCGTGATCAACACCCCGCACAGCCTGCACAAGGACATGGTGCTGGCGGCCGCGGCGCACGGCGTCCACGTGCTCGTGGAGAAGCCGATGGCGACAACCCTTGCCGACTGTGACGCCATGGAAGCCGCCTGCGCGGAGGCCGGCGTCGTGCTGGTTGTCGGAATGATCCAACACTTCATGGCCGAAAAGCTGGCTATCCGGTCGGCGCTGGAAACGGGCGAGCTAGGGAGGGTCCTCATGATCCACGATTACCGCAGCACCGACTACCGCCCCGGCACCCGGCCGGACTGGTTCTTCGACCCGGCCATTTCCGGCGGCGGCGCATTCATCAACATCGGCGCCCACTGCCTCGACCGGTCCCTGTGGCTCGGCGGCGCGCCGGCCGTGCGGATCGCCGCCCGCACGCTCAACCGTTTCGGGGCGCCCGTGGAAACCGACGGGACCATGGAACTGGAACTGGCCAACGGCGTCCCGCTGCGCATCACGATCGTCTCCGACGCTCCGCGACACATCGATGAAATTCTGGTGGTCTGCGAAAACGGCACCGTCACCGCCGATCCCCGCACAGGAACGTTCGTGAAGATCGACGGGCACCTTACCCAGGTGCATGCCCGCTCATCGGGGGATATCCAGGACGCCTTCACCGCCCAGCTGGCCGACTTCGCCGCCGCGGTGCGCGGCGCGAACCCCAGCGTCGACGCCGCACACGCCCGGCACGTGGTGGAACTCGTGCTCGCCGCCTACGAGTCGGCCGGGACGGGGACGGCCGTGGAACTCGTGGGCACGGCCGCGGTCCCGGGATGA